CTCCGCGCTGATCACGCGCTTCATCCGCGCCAGCATGCTGGACGTGCTGCGTGACGACCATGTGCGCACCGCGCGCGCCAAGGGGCTGCCGGAGAGCAGGGTCATCCTCAGGCACGCCGTGCGCAATGCGCTGATTCCCATTCTGACGGTGCTGGGCCTGACCACCGCCCTGCTCATCAGCGGCGCGGTGGTGACCGAGACAGTCTTCGGCCTGCCGGGCGTCGGCAGCCTGGTGGTGTCGGCCGTGCTGCGTCGCGACTACCCCGTCATCCAGGGCGCGCTGCTGGTCATCGCGGCCCTCTACGTCCTGATCAATCTGTTCATCGACCTGCTCTACCTGCTGGTCGATCCCCGGGTGCGCTACTGATATGGCCAGCACGACCTCCCCGAACATCGGCGCCGAGCGCTGGCAGGTGCTGCGCCTCCTGGTCTCGCGCAAGACGGTGCTAATCAGCCTGATCCTCCTGGCCGTGCTGGTGGCGGCCGCCCTGCTGGCGCCCTGGATCAGCCCCCACGATCCGTTCAAGCTGTCCATCATGGACCGGCTGAAGGCACCCAGCACGGCGCACTGGTTCGGCACCGATGAGTTCGGCCGCGACCTGTTCAGCCGTGTGATCCACGGGGGCCGGCTGTCCCTGATGGTGGGTTTCGCCGTGGTCGTCCTGTCCGGCGCGCTGGGCATCGCGCTAGGGCTGATCGCCGGATTCTTCCGCTCGGCGGACAGGCTCGTGTCCCGCCTGATCGACGCCATGATGGCGTTTCCCGACATCCTCCTGGCCATTTCCCTGGTGGCCGCGCTGGGCCCCTCGCTGATCAACGTGGTGATCGCGTTGGGCATCGTCTACACGCCGAGGCTGGCGCGCATCGTCCGCGCTTCCACGCTGGTGATCCGCGAACTGCCCTTCGTCGAGGCGGCCCGCGCCCTGGGCGTGCCCACCTGGCGCATCGTCACGGTGCACGTGCTGCGCAACCTGGCGTCCCCAATCCTGGTGCAGGGCACCTTCATCTTCGCCTACGCCATCCTGGCCGAGGCCGGGCTGTCGTTCCTGGGCGTGGGCGTCTCGCCCGACATCCCCACCTGGGGAACCATGATCAGTGCCGGCCAGCAATACATGGGCTCGGCCGACTGGATCATGGTCTTCCCGGGCATCGCCATCGTGCTGTCCGTGCTGTCGCTGCAACTGGTGGGCGATGGACTGCGCGACGTGCTCGATCCCCGCCTGCGCAAGGAGCTGTGATCATGACGGCAAGCCCCCGAAACGTCGTGCTGTCCGTGGACGGACTCAAGACCTGGTTCCACAGCCGCGATGGCATCGCCAAGTCCGTTGACGGCGTGACCTTCGATCTCGCCCGGGGCGAGACGCTGGCCCTCGTGGGCGAGTCCGGTTGCGGAAAGTCCGTCACCAGCCTGTCCATCATGGGACTGCTGCCCAGGCCGGCGGGCCGCATCGAGGCGGGTCGCATCCTGTTCCGCGACCGCCAGGGCGCGCGACACGACCTGGCCCGGGCCAGCCCGGCCACCCTGCAGCGCATCCGTGGCGCCGAGATCGCCATGATCTTCCAGGAACCCATGACCAGCCTGAATCCGCTGTACACCGTGGGCGACCAGATCGCGGAAGCGGTGCTGCAGCACCAGGGCGGCAGCCGGACGGCGGCCCTGAAGCGCGCACGCGACATGCTGGACCGGGTGGAGATCCCCGCAGCCGACCGGCGCGTGCACGAGTACCCCCACCAGTTGTCCGGCGGCATGCGCCAGCGCGTGATGATTGCGCTGGCGCTGGCCTGCGATCCGGCCGTGCTGATCGCGGACGAACCCACCACCGCGCTGGACGTGACCGTGCAGGCGCAGATCCTGGACCTGCTGCGCCGCCTGCAGGCCGAGATGGGCATGAGCATCCTGTTCATCACCCACAACCTGGCGGTGGTAGCCGAGATCGCCCATCGCGTGGCGGTCATGTATGCCGGACGCGTGGTCGAGGACGCCGGCGTCCACGACCTGTTCGAACGCCCCTCGCACCCCTACACGCGCGGCCTGCTGTCCTGCCTGCCCACGGCGGACCTGCTCGCCTCCGGCGAACGGCTGCGCGCCATCCCCGGCAACGTGCCCAGCGTGCTGTCGCTGCCACCGGGCTGCACCTTCGCGCCGCGCTGCGACCTGGCCGCCGAGGCCTGCCGCGCCGCCGTGCCTGAACTGGTCCCCGTGCGCAGCGGACATCGCGCACGCTGCATCAAGGTGAATCGGATATGACGAACCTCCAACGGTCGCGCGCGAACGCGTCGCTGGTCCGCATCGAAGAGTTGAAGGTCCACTTCCCCACCTCGCAGGCGCGTCATGCGCCCGTCGTGCGGGCGGTGGACGGTGTCAGCTTCGATATACCGAAGAACAGGATCCTGGGCCTGGTGGGTGAGTCAGGATCGGGCAAGACCACCACCGGTCGGGCGCTGCTGCGCCTGCTCACACCCAGCGCCGGCCGCATCCTGTTCGATGGGCACGACATCACCGCCCTGTCCGACAGGCAGATGCTGCCCTGGCGCCGCCGCATGCAGATTGTGTTCCAGGATCCCTACGCCAGCCTCAACCCGCGCATGACGGTGGCCGAGATCCTCGGCGAAGCCCTGGACACCCATCGGCTCGCACAGCATCGCCGCGCCGCCCGCATCGGCGAATTGCTGGAGCGCGTGGGCCTGGACGCCGACCACGGTCGCCGCTATCCCCACGAGTTCTCCGGCGGCCAGCGCCAGCGCATCGGCATCGCCCGCGCGCTGGCGGTGGAGCCGGATTTCATCGTGGCCGACGAACCCGTGTCCGCCCTGGACGTGTCGGTGCAGGCGCAGGTGCTGAACCTGCTGCAGGACCTGCAGCGCGACCTGGGACTGACCCTGCTGTTCGTGACGCACGACCTGGCCGTGGTGGACTACCTGTGCGACGACGTGGTGGTGATGTACCTGGGCCGGGTCATGGAACGCGGCCCCACCCGCCAGGTCTACGCCAACCCGAGGCATCCCTATACCCGCGCCCTGCTGTCCGCCGCACCGGTGCCGGATCCGCGCGCCCAACGCACGAGGATCGCCCTCGCGGGCGAGATTCCCAGCCCGCTCGACCCGCCCTCCGGCTGCGTGTTCCGGACCCGCTGCCCGGATGCCATCGACCTCTGCGCCCTTCCCAACCTGCGCGAGTCCCAGGTCGGGCCCGATCACTTCGCGAGCTGCAGGCGCCTGTTCGACCCGCCACGGGCTGACGAACTTCCGGTTTCGACGAAGGGAGGCTAGATCCCATGCGCATCGATTCCCAGCTCGCCGGAACGCCCCGGAACCGCTGGAGGCCATGCTGAGATGGACATTCTCTACCTGATCCGCAGCCGCCGGGATCAGCTGCGGGGCAACGCCGCCCGGATCGCCGGGGCCATCCTCGAGGACGTGGGCTTCGCGGCGTCCGCCAGCATCGACCAGCTCGCCGCGCGGGCCGGCGTGAGCAAGGCCGCCATGTCCCGTTTCGCCAGGCTCATGGATTGCGGCGACCTGCGCGAACTGCGTCTGCGACTGGCGCGGGCCGCCGCCGTGGGTAACCGTTTTCTCGCCCCCGGCGACGCCCCCCGGACCACCTCGCGTTTCTTCCGACGGGTGCTGGGGGACATCGAGCACAGCCTGCACCGGCACCTCGAAGGGTTTGACGAAGCCCGCTTCCGCCAGGCGGTCGACCTCATCGCCTCGGCCGGAAAGATCGTCGCCTTCGGCATGGGCGGCTGTTCCACGGTGTTCGCCAGCGAAATCCAGTACCGCCTGGTACGCCTCGGCCACGTCGTCTCGACCTACCACGACCCGGTGTTGATGCGCATCGCCGCCGCCAGCCTGGGGCCGTCCGACCTGCTGGTGCTGCTGTCGATTACCGGCATCACCCCCGACCTGCTGGAAACCGCACGCCTGGCGCGCTCCTACGGTGCCCGGCTGCTGGCCATCACCCGCGCCGACAGCCCCCTCGCGACCCTCGCCGACCTGCACCTGCCCCTGCACCTGGAGGAATCCGACTTCATCTACACACCCACCGCCGCCCGCTACGGCATGTTGCTGGCCATCGACCTGCTGGCCACCGAGCTGGCGCTGCGCGACCCCGGTGCAAGCCAGGAACTGCTGCGCCGGGTGAAGCTGGCCCTGGACGACTATCGCCAGGGCGACGATCGACTGCCGCTGGGAGACTGAGCCATGGACACCTTCGACACGCTGATTCGCCAGGCCACCATCGTCGACGGCAGCGGCCGGGCCTCCTACATTGCCGACCTCGCCATCCGGGGCGAGCGCATCGCCCTGCTGGGCGACGCGGGCCAGGCACGGGCCCGCCGGGAACTGGACGCCCGTGGCCTGGTGCTGGCCCCGGGCTTCATCGACGTCCACACCCACGACGACACCCAGGTGATCCGCCAGCCCTCGATGCTGCCCAAGCTGAGCCAGGGCGTGACCACCGTGATCGTCGGCAATTGCGGCATCAGCGCGGCGCCGGTCAGCCTCACCGGCGCGCCACCGGACCCGATGAACCTCCTCGGACCGGCCAGCGCCTTCCGCTACCCGCGCTTCGCCGACTATCGCCTGGCCGTGGAGGCGGCCAGGCCCGCGGTCAATGTCGCCGCGCTGGTGGGCCACACCGCCCTGCGTAGCAATCACCTGGACCGCCTCGACCGCCCCGCCTCACCCGCGGAAATCGCAGCCATGCGCCGGCAACTGGCGGACAGCCTGGACGCCGGCGCCCTGGGCCTGAGCAGCGGCCTCGCCTACGCCAGCGCGGCGTCGGCGCCGACCGACGAGGTCCGCCAGCTGGCGGAGGAGCTGTCACGCTGCCGGGCGCTCTACGCTACCCACTTGCGGGATGAGTTCGACGGCATCCTCGACGCCCTGGACGAGGCCTTCGACATCGCCCGGCACGCCGGCTGCACCGTCATAGTCTCCCACCTCAAATGCGCCGGCGCCGGCAACTGGGGACGCAGCGGCGAAGTCCTGGCCAGCCTCGAACAGGCGGCCCGCCGGCAACCCCTGGGCTGCGATTGCTACCCCTACGCCGCCAGCGCCTCCACCCTGGACCTGAACCAGGTCACCGGAGACTTCGACATCCTCATCACCTGGTCGGAGCCTCATCCCGAAGAGGCCGGCCAGCCCCTGGCGCGCATCGCCCAACGCTGGCGACTGCCCCTGCTGGAGGCCGCTCGCCGCCTGCAGCCGGCCGGTGCGGTCTACCGCTGCATGAGCGAAGCCGACGTCCGCCGCATCCTCGCCCATCCCCTGACCATGGTGGGCTCCGATGGCCTGCCCGACGACCCGCGCCCCCACCCGCGACTCTGGGGCACCTTCCCCCGGGTGCTGGGCCACTACTGCCGCGAACAGCGCCTGCTCCCCCTCGAACAGGCGGTGCACAAGATGACCGGCCTCAGCGCCATGCGCTTCGGGCTCGGCGAACGCGGCCGAATCGAACCCGGTTTCCACGCCGACCTGGTGCTCTTCGACCCGCAGACGGTGTCCGACACCGCCACCTTCGAGCAACCGCGACGCGCCGCGACAGGCATTCACGCGGTGTGGGTCAACGGCGCGCTGTCCTGCCTTCATGGCCAGGCCCAGACGCAACGGGCCGGCCGCTTCCTGCCTCGGGAGAACCTCCCGGGCCAGACCATCCTCCAGGAGGAATCGCAATGAACGCGCTCAAACGCCACGGCATCGCCCTGGGCACCGGCAGCCAGCCCCTGCCCTTCGCCCAGGCCGTCGAAGCCGACGGCTGGCTGTACGTTTCGGGCCAGACGCCACTCAAGGACGGCATCGTCGCCGACGGCGGCATCGTCCCCCAGGCGCATCAGTGCATCCGCAACCTGCTGGCGATCCTCGAGAACGCCGGCTACGGACCGGAGCACGTGGTTCGCTGCGGCGTCTGGCTGGACGACCCGCGCGACTTCGCCGCGTTCAACCAGGTCTTCCAGACCTACTTCGGCGCGCACCCGCCGGCCCGCGCCTGCGTCGTCTCCAGCCTGGTGATCGACTGCAAGGTCGAAGTGGACTGCGTCGCCTACCGGCTTCCCGGCGCCAAGGGAGGCTCGGCATGAGAATCGCCTGCCTCGGGGAATGCATGATCGAACTGAGCGGTTCGCCCCTGGAGCGCCGCTTCGGCGGCGATACCCTCAACACCGCGCTCTACCTCGCCCGCCTGCTGTCCAGCGAACCCGAGCCGGTGGCCTACATCAGCGCCTTGGGGGACGACCCGCTCAGCCGGGACATGCTCGCCCGCTGGCGGGAGGAAGGCCTGGACACCGAACGGGTGGCGGTACGACCGGGGGAGCTTCCCGGCCTCTACCTCGTGGAACTGGACCCGGACGGGGAACGCCGTTTCTTCTACTGGCGCGACAACAGCGCCGCCCGCCGCCACTTCGCCACCGTGGAAGACTTCACGCCCTGGCTGGACCGTCGAAGGACCGACGCGCTCTACCTCTCCGGCATCAGCCTGGCGCTGTTTCCAGGCCAGCGCCGCGAGGCCTTCCTCGACGCCCTGGAAGGCTTTCGCGCCGAAGGCGGCCAGCTCTGGTACGACAACAATTTCCGCCCCGCACTCTGGCACGCCGCCGAGGCCCGTGCGGCCCAGGAACGGATGCTGGCGATGACCGATATCGCCCTGCTGACCCTCGACGACGAATGCCAGCTGCACGGCCTTCGAGACGCCGCCCGAGTCGCCCGGAACGCCCTGGACAGTGGCTGCGGGGAGGTGGTGGTCAAGCGTGGCGCAGAGCCCTGCCTGCTGGCCGGCCCCGATCACTGGCTCGAAGTGCCGGCCCAGTCCGTCCCGCGCGTGGTCGACACCTGCGCCGCCGGCGATGCCTTCGCGGCCGCCTACCTCGCCAGCCGTATCCAGGGCCTGGACGAGCGGCATGCAGCCGAGAATGGCCATCGCCTGGCGGCCACCGTGATCGGTCACTTCGGCGCGATCATCCCCCGGGGCTCGATGCCCGGAATCGATCCGGGCGGTTAGCTCGTCGGGCCTCGTAGAAGCCGGCTTGCCGGCGAACCACGCGATCCGGTCCGTTCGCGAGCAAGCTCGCTCCTACGCGGCACCAGCCCCGTAGGAGCCGGCTTGCCGGCGAACCGCACAATTCGGCCCGTTCGCGAGCAAGCTCGCTCCTGCGCTGCCCCAGCCCCGTAGGAGCCGGCTTGCCGGCGAACCACGCGATCCGGTCCGTTCGCGAGCAAGCTCGCTCCTACGCGGCCCCGGCGATCCCGCGCCTGTGCGATGAGGCGTGGTCAGAACGACTCGCCCCGGGCCGCCTTTTCCAGCAACAGCGCCGGTGGTTCGAAGCGTTCGCCATACTGCTCGGCCAGGTAGCGGGCGCGGGCGACGAAGTCGTCCAGTCCGTACTGGTTGATGAACTGCAGCGCTCCCCCCGTCCAGGCGGCGAAACCGATGCCGAAGACCGAGCCGATGTTGGCGTCGGCGGTGGACAGCAACACGCCCTCCTCCACGCAGCGCACGGTCTCGATGGCCTGGATGAACAGGATGCGGTCGCGCACGTCTTCCTGGGGAATCTGCCGGTCGGCCTTCTCGAAGTGCGCCTTCAGCCCCGGCCACAGGTGCTTCCTGCCGCCCGCCGGGTAGTCGTAGAAGCCCGCTCCCGCCGCTTTGCCCGGACGCCGGTACTCGGTGACCATCAGGTCGATCACGGAAAAGGCCGGGTGCTGCGGCATGGCCCTGCCTTCGGCCTGGAGGTCGGCGGCGGTCTGGTTGCGGATGTGGGTCATCAGGCTCATGGAGACCTCGTCGGAGATCGCCAGCGGCCCCACCGGCATGCCGGCCTTGCGGGCCTCGTTCTCGATCATCGCCGCCGACACGCCCTCGCCGAGCATGGCGATGCCTTCGTTGGTGAAGGTGCCGAACACCCGTGAGGTGAAAAAACCACGGCTGTCGTTGACCACAATCGGGGTCTTCCGGATCTGCAGCACATAGTCGAAGCCACGGGCCAGGGTCTCGTTCGAGGTCTTCTCGCCACGGATGATCTCCACCAGCGGCATCTTGTCGACCGGGCTGAAGAAGTGCAGGCCGATGAACTTCTCCGGCCTGGCCACGGCGGTGGCCAGGCCGGTGATCGGCAACGTCGAGGTGTTGGAGGCGATTACCGCATCGGGCAACGCGGCGGCCTCGGCGGCAGCGGTGACCTTGCCCTTGAGCTCGCGGTTCTCGAACACCGCCTCGATGATCAGGTCGCAGCCTTCGAAGTCGGCGTCATCCACGGTCGGCTTGATCCGGGCGAGGAAGGCGTCGCGCGCATCGTGCGTCATGTGGCCGCGCGCCACCTGCTTGTCCAGCAGGCCGGCGGAGTAGGCCTTGCCCTTCTCGGCGGCTTCGATGGAGACGTCCTTGAGCA
This genomic window from Pseudomonas furukawaii contains:
- a CDS encoding ABC transporter permease codes for the protein MASTTSPNIGAERWQVLRLLVSRKTVLISLILLAVLVAAALLAPWISPHDPFKLSIMDRLKAPSTAHWFGTDEFGRDLFSRVIHGGRLSLMVGFAVVVLSGALGIALGLIAGFFRSADRLVSRLIDAMMAFPDILLAISLVAALGPSLINVVIALGIVYTPRLARIVRASTLVIRELPFVEAARALGVPTWRIVTVHVLRNLASPILVQGTFIFAYAILAEAGLSFLGVGVSPDIPTWGTMISAGQQYMGSADWIMVFPGIAIVLSVLSLQLVGDGLRDVLDPRLRKEL
- a CDS encoding ABC transporter ATP-binding protein → MTASPRNVVLSVDGLKTWFHSRDGIAKSVDGVTFDLARGETLALVGESGCGKSVTSLSIMGLLPRPAGRIEAGRILFRDRQGARHDLARASPATLQRIRGAEIAMIFQEPMTSLNPLYTVGDQIAEAVLQHQGGSRTAALKRARDMLDRVEIPAADRRVHEYPHQLSGGMRQRVMIALALACDPAVLIADEPTTALDVTVQAQILDLLRRLQAEMGMSILFITHNLAVVAEIAHRVAVMYAGRVVEDAGVHDLFERPSHPYTRGLLSCLPTADLLASGERLRAIPGNVPSVLSLPPGCTFAPRCDLAAEACRAAVPELVPVRSGHRARCIKVNRI
- a CDS encoding ABC transporter ATP-binding protein; its protein translation is MTNLQRSRANASLVRIEELKVHFPTSQARHAPVVRAVDGVSFDIPKNRILGLVGESGSGKTTTGRALLRLLTPSAGRILFDGHDITALSDRQMLPWRRRMQIVFQDPYASLNPRMTVAEILGEALDTHRLAQHRRAARIGELLERVGLDADHGRRYPHEFSGGQRQRIGIARALAVEPDFIVADEPVSALDVSVQAQVLNLLQDLQRDLGLTLLFVTHDLAVVDYLCDDVVVMYLGRVMERGPTRQVYANPRHPYTRALLSAAPVPDPRAQRTRIALAGEIPSPLDPPSGCVFRTRCPDAIDLCALPNLRESQVGPDHFASCRRLFDPPRADELPVSTKGG
- a CDS encoding MurR/RpiR family transcriptional regulator, with protein sequence MDILYLIRSRRDQLRGNAARIAGAILEDVGFAASASIDQLAARAGVSKAAMSRFARLMDCGDLRELRLRLARAAAVGNRFLAPGDAPRTTSRFFRRVLGDIEHSLHRHLEGFDEARFRQAVDLIASAGKIVAFGMGGCSTVFASEIQYRLVRLGHVVSTYHDPVLMRIAAASLGPSDLLVLLSITGITPDLLETARLARSYGARLLAITRADSPLATLADLHLPLHLEESDFIYTPTAARYGMLLAIDLLATELALRDPGASQELLRRVKLALDDYRQGDDRLPLGD
- a CDS encoding N-acyl-D-amino-acid deacylase family protein yields the protein MDTFDTLIRQATIVDGSGRASYIADLAIRGERIALLGDAGQARARRELDARGLVLAPGFIDVHTHDDTQVIRQPSMLPKLSQGVTTVIVGNCGISAAPVSLTGAPPDPMNLLGPASAFRYPRFADYRLAVEAARPAVNVAALVGHTALRSNHLDRLDRPASPAEIAAMRRQLADSLDAGALGLSSGLAYASAASAPTDEVRQLAEELSRCRALYATHLRDEFDGILDALDEAFDIARHAGCTVIVSHLKCAGAGNWGRSGEVLASLEQAARRQPLGCDCYPYAASASTLDLNQVTGDFDILITWSEPHPEEAGQPLARIAQRWRLPLLEAARRLQPAGAVYRCMSEADVRRILAHPLTMVGSDGLPDDPRPHPRLWGTFPRVLGHYCREQRLLPLEQAVHKMTGLSAMRFGLGERGRIEPGFHADLVLFDPQTVSDTATFEQPRRAATGIHAVWVNGALSCLHGQAQTQRAGRFLPRENLPGQTILQEESQ
- a CDS encoding RidA family protein — encoded protein: MNALKRHGIALGTGSQPLPFAQAVEADGWLYVSGQTPLKDGIVADGGIVPQAHQCIRNLLAILENAGYGPEHVVRCGVWLDDPRDFAAFNQVFQTYFGAHPPARACVVSSLVIDCKVEVDCVAYRLPGAKGGSA
- a CDS encoding sugar kinase yields the protein MRIACLGECMIELSGSPLERRFGGDTLNTALYLARLLSSEPEPVAYISALGDDPLSRDMLARWREEGLDTERVAVRPGELPGLYLVELDPDGERRFFYWRDNSAARRHFATVEDFTPWLDRRRTDALYLSGISLALFPGQRREAFLDALEGFRAEGGQLWYDNNFRPALWHAAEARAAQERMLAMTDIALLTLDDECQLHGLRDAARVARNALDSGCGEVVVKRGAEPCLLAGPDHWLEVPAQSVPRVVDTCAAGDAFAAAYLASRIQGLDERHAAENGHRLAATVIGHFGAIIPRGSMPGIDPGG
- a CDS encoding 3-hydroxyacyl-CoA dehydrogenase NAD-binding domain-containing protein; its protein translation is MTDAIRYEKGPDNIVVLTLDMPGQSANTMNAVYREAMAKTLDRLEAEKDAIAGVILTSAKKTFFAGGDLNELVKVTRADAGDFYRMVLGIKGQLRRLETLGKPVVAAINGAALGGGWEICLACHHRIALGESHVQLGLPEVTLGLLPGGGGVVRMVRLLGIEKALPYLAEGLKVRPDQALKAGLIHDIAQDRDELLAKARAFIAANPGAVQPWDMKGYKIPGGTPSTPAVAQMLAIAPSVLRDKTRGCFPAPEKILCAAVEGAQVDFDTAQLIEARYFTELTTGQVAKNMIGTFWFQLNEINAGGSRPKGPARHETKKVGVLGAGMMGAGIAYVSAAAGIEVVLKDVSIEAAEKGKAYSAGLLDKQVARGHMTHDARDAFLARIKPTVDDADFEGCDLIIEAVFENRELKGKVTAAAEAAALPDAVIASNTSTLPITGLATAVARPEKFIGLHFFSPVDKMPLVEIIRGEKTSNETLARGFDYVLQIRKTPIVVNDSRGFFTSRVFGTFTNEGIAMLGEGVSAAMIENEARKAGMPVGPLAISDEVSMSLMTHIRNQTAADLQAEGRAMPQHPAFSVIDLMVTEYRRPGKAAGAGFYDYPAGGRKHLWPGLKAHFEKADRQIPQEDVRDRILFIQAIETVRCVEEGVLLSTADANIGSVFGIGFAAWTGGALQFINQYGLDDFVARARYLAEQYGERFEPPALLLEKAARGESF